In one window of Onychomys torridus chromosome 5, mOncTor1.1, whole genome shotgun sequence DNA:
- the LOC118584610 gene encoding putative ankyrin repeat domain-containing protein 19 has product MFSTLRDFFCFKKEPKTPLGFCDGPSNGKESWSCCDCGTEDRYQQPYDPENKFHEAVCQGRIKTVLKLLSKKKFDVNDKDKKGRTALHFACFYGHLHLVYFLLHNECDINELDDQKSTPLMKAIQSWETKIVSVLLDNEANPNIKDSKGETALHHAVYVDRPDIVTILLKFGANIEEITKDGFTPLLLALQERKLLMTEHLIAHGANIYACDNFRRTTLMYAVKWDSEDIVEILLKKDVDYSVKDIFGWNALQYATAGKRKV; this is encoded by the exons ATGTTCTCCACCCTGAGGGATTTCTTCTGCTTTAAGAAAGAGCCGAAAACTCCCTTGGGGTTTTGTGACGGCCCGAGCAACGGAAAGGAGAGCTGGTCCTGTTGTGACTGTGGGACCGAGGATAGGTACCAACAGCCTTATGACccagaaaataaatttcatgaaGCTGTGTGTCAAGGAAGGATCAAAACGGTGCTGAAGCTACTCTCTAAGAAGAAGTTTGACGTAAATGACAAGGATAAAAAGGGACG AACTGCACTCCACTTCGCCTGTTTTTATGGTCATCTGCATCTggtttatttccttttacataATGAATGTGACATAAATGAACTTGATGATCAAAAGTCCACACCACTAATGAAG GCTATACAAAGCTGGGAGACAAAAATTGTTTCTGTCCTCCTTGATAATGAAGCAAATCCCAATATTAAAGACTCCAAGGGAGAAACAGCATTACACCACGCAGTATATGTAGACAGGCCTGATATCGTCACCATTCTCCTTAAATTTGGGGCAAACATTGAAGAAATTACAAAG GATGGATTCACCCCTCTGCTGCTAGCACTCCAAGAAAGGAAACTCCTCATGACAGAACATTTAATAGCTCATGGTGCAAACATTTATGCATGTGATAATTTTCGAAG aacaACTCTCATGTATGCAGTTAAATGGGATTCTGAAGATATTGTTGAGATTTTACTGAAGAAAGATGTTGATTACTCCGTAAAGGATATCTTTGGATGGAATGCACTGCAGTATGCCACGGCAGGAAAGCGCAAAGTGTAA